A region of Pseudomonas putida DNA encodes the following proteins:
- the iscA gene encoding iron-sulfur cluster assembly protein IscA, with amino-acid sequence MAISMTEAAANHVRRSLEGRGKGEGIRLGVRTTGCSGLAYVLEFVDELADEDTVFENHGVKVIIDPKSLVYLDGTELDFVKEGLNEGFKFNNPNVRGECGCGESFNV; translated from the coding sequence ATGGCTATCAGCATGACAGAAGCCGCCGCCAACCATGTGCGGCGTTCCCTCGAAGGGCGCGGCAAGGGCGAAGGTATTCGCCTGGGCGTGCGCACCACCGGTTGCTCGGGCCTGGCCTATGTGCTGGAGTTCGTCGACGAATTGGCTGACGAAGACACGGTCTTCGAGAACCACGGCGTCAAGGTGATCATCGATCCCAAGAGCCTGGTGTACCTCGACGGTACCGAGCTGGACTTCGTCAAGGAAGGGTTGAACGAAGGCTTCAAGTTCAACAACCCCAACGTGCGCGGTGAGTGTGGCTGCGGCGAAAGCTTCAACGTCTGA
- the iscU gene encoding Fe-S cluster assembly scaffold IscU — MAYSEKVIDHYENPRNVGKMNAEDPDVGTGMVGAPACGDVMRLQIKVNEQGVIEDAKFKTYGCGSAIASSSLATEWMKGKTLDEAETIKNTQLAEELALPPVKIHCSVLAEDAIKAAVRDYKQKKGLI, encoded by the coding sequence ATGGCATACAGTGAAAAGGTCATCGACCACTACGAAAACCCACGTAACGTCGGCAAGATGAACGCCGAAGACCCGGATGTCGGTACCGGCATGGTCGGCGCGCCGGCCTGCGGTGACGTGATGCGTCTGCAGATCAAGGTCAACGAGCAGGGCGTCATCGAAGACGCCAAATTCAAGACCTACGGCTGCGGTTCGGCCATCGCCTCCAGCTCCCTCGCCACTGAGTGGATGAAGGGCAAGACCCTGGACGAAGCCGAAACCATCAAGAACACCCAGCTGGCCGAAGAACTGGCGTTGCCGCCGGTCAAGATCCACTGCTCGGTACTCGCCGAAGATGCCATCAAGGCAGCCGTACGCGATTACAAGCAGAAGAAAGGCTTGATCTAA
- a CDS encoding IscS subfamily cysteine desulfurase: MKLPIYLDYSATTPVDPRVAQKMADCLLVDGNFGNPASRSHVFGWKAEEAVENGRRQVAELINADPREIVWTSGATESDNLALKGVAHFYQTKGKHIITSKIEHKAVLDTARQLEREGFEVTYLEPGEDGIVTPAQVEAVLRDDTILVSLMHVNNEVGSINDIAAIGELTRSRGVLFHVDAAQSAGKVEIDLQKLKVDLMSFSAHKVYGPKGIGALYVSRKPRVRLEAIIHGGGHERGMRSGTLPTHQIVGMGEAFAIAKQEMASENARIKALSDRFFKQVSDLEELYVNGSQTARVPHNLNLSFNYVEGESLLMSLKDIAVSSGSACTSASLEPSYVLRALGRNDELAHSSIRFSFGRFTTEEEVDYAAQKVCEAVNKLRELSPLWDMYKDGVDISKIEWAAH, encoded by the coding sequence ATGAAGTTGCCGATCTACCTCGATTACTCCGCGACCACCCCGGTCGATCCCCGCGTCGCCCAGAAAATGGCCGACTGCCTGCTGGTCGACGGGAACTTCGGTAACCCGGCTTCGCGCTCCCACGTCTTCGGCTGGAAAGCCGAAGAAGCGGTCGAGAACGGTCGTCGCCAGGTCGCCGAACTGATCAACGCCGATCCGCGCGAAATCGTCTGGACCAGCGGTGCCACCGAGTCCGACAACCTCGCACTCAAAGGTGTCGCGCACTTCTATCAGACCAAGGGCAAGCACATCATCACCTCCAAGATCGAGCACAAGGCGGTCCTGGACACCGCTCGCCAGCTCGAGCGTGAAGGTTTCGAAGTCACCTACCTGGAGCCAGGCGAAGACGGCATCGTCACCCCGGCCCAAGTCGAGGCCGTGCTGCGCGACGACACCATTCTGGTCTCGCTGATGCACGTCAACAACGAAGTCGGCTCGATCAACGACATCGCCGCCATCGGTGAGCTGACCCGCTCCCGCGGCGTGCTGTTCCACGTCGATGCCGCCCAGTCGGCTGGCAAGGTCGAAATCGACCTGCAGAAGCTCAAGGTCGACCTGATGTCGTTCTCGGCGCACAAGGTCTACGGCCCTAAAGGCATCGGCGCGCTGTACGTCAGCCGCAAGCCGCGTGTCCGTCTGGAAGCGATCATCCACGGTGGTGGCCATGAGCGCGGCATGCGTTCGGGCACTCTGCCGACTCACCAGATCGTCGGTATGGGCGAAGCCTTCGCCATTGCCAAGCAGGAAATGGCCAGCGAGAACGCGCGCATCAAGGCCCTGAGCGACCGCTTCTTCAAGCAGGTCTCGGACCTTGAAGAGCTGTACGTCAACGGCAGCCAGACTGCCCGCGTGCCGCACAACCTGAACCTGAGCTTCAACTACGTCGAAGGCGAGTCGCTGCTGATGTCCCTGAAAGACATCGCCGTATCGTCCGGTTCGGCCTGTACCTCCGCTTCGCTCGAGCCGTCGTACGTACTGCGTGCTCTGGGCCGCAACGACGAGCTGGCGCACAGCTCGATCCGCTTCTCCTTCGGTCGCTTCACCACTGAAGAAGAAGTCGACTACGCCGCGCAGAAAGTCTGCGAGGCCGTTAACAAACTGCGTGAGCTGTCGCCGCTGTGGGATATGTACAAAGACGGCGTTGACATCTCCAAGATCGAGTGGGCCGCCCACTAA
- the iscR gene encoding Fe-S cluster assembly transcriptional regulator IscR, with amino-acid sequence MRLTTKGRYAVTAMLDLALHAQHGPVSLADISERQGISLSYLEQLFAKLRRSSLVSSVRGPGGGYQLSRGMETIQVAQVIDAVNESVDATRCQGLGDCHAGDTCLTHHLWCDLSQQIHEFLSGISLADLVKRREVQEVAQRQDLRRVAGRSAQLDKIETSAVD; translated from the coding sequence ATGCGACTGACTACCAAAGGCCGATACGCCGTGACAGCCATGCTTGACCTGGCGTTGCACGCGCAGCATGGGCCGGTGTCTTTGGCCGACATTTCCGAGCGCCAGGGCATTTCCCTCTCTTATCTGGAACAGCTGTTCGCCAAGCTGCGCCGCAGCAGCCTGGTATCCAGTGTGCGCGGTCCAGGCGGTGGCTATCAGCTGTCGCGGGGCATGGAAACCATCCAGGTGGCGCAGGTCATCGACGCGGTCAACGAATCGGTCGATGCCACCCGTTGCCAGGGCCTTGGGGATTGCCATGCCGGTGACACCTGCCTGACCCACCACTTGTGGTGCGATCTCAGCCAGCAGATCCATGAATTCCTCAGCGGCATCAGCCTGGCCGACCTCGTCAAGCGCCGTGAGGTGCAGGAAGTCGCCCAGCGCCAGGACCTGCGTCGTGTCGCAGGCCGATCCGCCCAGTTGGACAAGATTGAGACGTCCGCCGTCGACTGA
- the cysE gene encoding serine O-acetyltransferase: MFERLREDIQSVFHRDPAARNAFEVLTCYPGMHAIWLHRLGNALWTRDFKWLARLVSNFGRWMTGIEIHPGATIGRRFFIDHGMGIVIGETAEIGDDVTLYQGVTLGGTSWNKGKRHPTLENGVVVGAGAKVLGPFTVGAGAKIGSNAVVTKAVPAGATAVGIPGRIIVKSEETEVEARRKAMAEKIGFDAYGVSGDMPDPVARAIGQMLDHLQAVDERLEGMCGALTKMGSDYCAKELPALPEDDFTEVAQGAQRDTQSH; the protein is encoded by the coding sequence ATGTTCGAACGTCTGCGTGAAGATATTCAAAGCGTATTCCACCGTGACCCCGCTGCGCGCAACGCCTTTGAGGTGCTGACCTGCTACCCCGGCATGCACGCCATCTGGCTGCACCGGCTTGGCAATGCCTTGTGGACGCGTGATTTCAAATGGCTGGCCCGGCTGGTGTCGAACTTCGGGCGCTGGATGACCGGGATCGAAATCCACCCCGGCGCCACCATTGGCCGGCGCTTCTTCATCGACCACGGCATGGGCATCGTCATTGGCGAGACCGCCGAGATTGGCGACGATGTCACGCTTTATCAGGGCGTGACCCTGGGTGGTACCAGCTGGAATAAAGGCAAGCGCCATCCGACCCTGGAAAACGGCGTGGTGGTGGGGGCGGGGGCCAAAGTGCTGGGCCCGTTCACGGTCGGTGCCGGGGCCAAGATCGGCTCCAACGCCGTGGTCACCAAGGCGGTGCCGGCAGGGGCGACCGCCGTCGGCATCCCAGGCCGCATTATCGTCAAAAGCGAAGAGACCGAAGTCGAAGCCCGGCGCAAAGCCATGGCCGAGAAGATCGGCTTCGATGCCTATGGCGTCAGTGGCGACATGCCCGACCCGGTTGCGCGCGCCATCGGCCAGATGCTCGACCATCTGCAAGCGGTCGATGAGCGCCTGGAAGGCATGTGCGGTGCGCTGACCAAAATGGGCAGTGACTACTGCGCCAAGGAGTTGCCGGCACTGCCGGAAGACGATTTCACCGAAGTTGCCCAGGGCGCCCAGCGCGACACTCAGTCGCATTGA
- the trmJ gene encoding tRNA (cytosine(32)/uridine(32)-2'-O)-methyltransferase TrmJ has protein sequence MLQNIRVVLVNTSHPGNIGGAARAMKNMGLSRLVLVQPKEFPAAEASARASGADDVLGNAQVVDSLEQALVGCNLVMGTSARERSIPWPLIDPRECGAKAVEHALGGEEIALVFGREHAGLTNEELQRCHFHVHIPSNPDFSSLNLAAAVQVLSYEVRMAWLAAEDAPAKVEKVDASELATMDEMELFYDHLEKTLVDIGFLDPEKPKHLMARLRRLYGRSSVERPEMSILRGILTETQKVARGEPHKRKG, from the coding sequence GTGCTGCAAAATATTCGTGTTGTTCTGGTCAATACCAGCCACCCCGGCAACATCGGCGGCGCTGCGCGTGCCATGAAAAACATGGGCTTGTCGCGTCTGGTGCTGGTGCAGCCGAAAGAGTTTCCCGCTGCCGAAGCCAGTGCGCGTGCCTCGGGCGCCGACGATGTGCTGGGCAACGCCCAGGTCGTCGACAGCCTGGAGCAGGCGCTGGTCGGCTGCAACCTGGTGATGGGCACCAGTGCCCGCGAGCGCAGTATTCCCTGGCCGCTGATCGACCCTCGCGAATGCGGGGCCAAGGCTGTGGAGCATGCGCTGGGCGGCGAGGAAATCGCCCTGGTGTTCGGTCGCGAGCACGCCGGCCTGACCAACGAAGAACTGCAGCGATGTCACTTCCACGTGCACATTCCCTCGAACCCCGACTTCAGCTCGCTGAATCTGGCTGCCGCTGTCCAGGTGCTCTCTTATGAGGTGCGCATGGCCTGGCTGGCGGCCGAGGATGCACCGGCCAAAGTCGAGAAGGTCGACGCCAGCGAGCTGGCGACCATGGACGAAATGGAGCTGTTCTACGACCACCTGGAAAAGACCCTGGTGGACATCGGCTTCCTTGACCCCGAGAAGCCCAAGCACCTGATGGCGCGCCTGCGCCGGTTGTATGGGCGAAGCTCCGTCGAGCGTCCGGAAATGAGCATTTTGCGCGGTATCCTCACCGAGACCCAGAAAGTGGCTCGGGGCGAACCGCATAAAAGGAAGGGCTGA
- the suhB gene encoding inositol-phosphate phosphatase — protein sequence MQPMLNIALRAARSASELIFRSIERLDSIKVDEKEAKDYVSEVDRAAEQKIVDALRKAYPNHSIQGEETGMHAGTGEEGKDYLWIIDPLDGTTNFLRGIPHFAVSIACKYRGRLEHAVVLDPVRQEEFTASRGRGAQLNGRRLRVSSRTSLDGALLGTGFPFRDSQMDGLDNYLGMFRALTGQTAGIRRAGSASLDLAYVAAGRFDAFWESGLSEWDMAAGVLLIQEAGGLVSDFNGGHDFLDKGHIVAGNIKCFKAVLTAIQPHLPESMKR from the coding sequence ATGCAGCCTATGCTGAATATCGCCCTGCGCGCCGCTCGCAGCGCCAGTGAACTGATTTTCCGCTCCATCGAACGCCTGGATAGCATCAAGGTCGATGAGAAAGAGGCCAAGGACTACGTTTCCGAAGTCGATCGCGCCGCCGAACAGAAAATCGTCGACGCCCTGCGCAAGGCCTACCCGAACCACTCCATTCAGGGTGAAGAGACCGGCATGCACGCGGGCACCGGTGAAGAAGGCAAGGACTACCTGTGGATCATCGACCCACTGGACGGTACCACCAACTTCCTGCGTGGCATCCCTCACTTCGCCGTCAGCATCGCCTGCAAATACCGTGGCCGCCTTGAGCACGCTGTGGTTCTCGACCCGGTTCGCCAGGAAGAATTCACCGCCAGCCGTGGCCGTGGCGCCCAGCTCAATGGTCGTCGCCTGCGCGTCAGCTCGCGCACCAGCCTGGACGGCGCCCTGCTGGGTACCGGCTTCCCGTTCCGTGACAGCCAGATGGACGGCCTGGACAACTACCTGGGCATGTTCCGCGCCCTGACTGGCCAAACTGCCGGCATCCGCCGCGCGGGCTCCGCCAGCCTGGACCTGGCTTACGTCGCCGCTGGCCGTTTCGATGCCTTCTGGGAGTCGGGCCTGTCCGAGTGGGACATGGCTGCAGGCGTACTGCTGATTCAGGAAGCAGGCGGCCTGGTAAGCGACTTCAACGGTGGCCATGACTTCCTCGACAAGGGCCACATCGTCGCTGGCAACATCAAGTGTTTCAAAGCGGTACTGACGGCTATCCAGCCGCACCTGCCAGAGAGCATGAAGCGCTAA
- a CDS encoding acyl-homoserine-lactone synthase, whose product MLISIDRRTNIDPQALNAMHKLRARIFKVKKMWDIPLINDMEIDGYDALDPYYMIINRNDDEGYVCGCWRILPTTGPNMLAHTFPELLHGHPAPCSDTIWELSRFAIELPDGNRFGFSQGTTQAIHAIVNYAVDCGVKQFVTVTTVGVEKMLIRLGLDISRFGPALQIGVERAVALRIELNEKTTAALETAINSNCH is encoded by the coding sequence ATGCTTATCTCCATTGATCGCCGCACGAACATCGACCCACAAGCGCTGAATGCCATGCATAAACTTCGGGCGCGTATTTTCAAAGTTAAGAAGATGTGGGACATTCCGCTGATCAATGACATGGAGATCGATGGTTACGATGCACTCGACCCCTATTACATGATCATCAACCGCAATGACGATGAGGGCTATGTGTGTGGTTGCTGGCGGATACTGCCGACCACCGGCCCGAACATGCTGGCGCATACGTTCCCTGAGCTGCTACATGGGCATCCTGCGCCTTGCTCCGACACAATCTGGGAGCTTAGCCGCTTTGCCATCGAGCTGCCTGACGGCAATCGGTTCGGTTTCTCGCAGGGCACCACGCAGGCCATTCATGCCATCGTCAACTATGCCGTCGATTGTGGTGTAAAACAGTTTGTCACAGTGACCACGGTAGGGGTCGAGAAGATGTTGATTCGTCTGGGCCTGGATATCAGCCGCTTCGGCCCAGCGTTGCAAATTGGCGTTGAGCGGGCGGTAGCGCTGCGCATCGAGTTGAATGAGAAGACCACGGCAGCCTTGGAAACAGCAATTAATAGCAACTGCCATTGA